One stretch of Heterodontus francisci isolate sHetFra1 unplaced genomic scaffold, sHetFra1.hap1 HAP1_SCAFFOLD_97, whole genome shotgun sequence DNA includes these proteins:
- the LOC137360207 gene encoding histone H2AX-like: protein MSGRGKTSGKARAKAKSRSSRAGLQFPVGRVHRLLRKGNYAERVGAGAPVYLAAVLEYLTAEILELAGNAARDNKKTRNVLRHLQLAVRNDEELNKLLGGVTIAQGGVLPNIQAVLLHKKTSAQSSQKK from the coding sequence atgtctggaagaggaaagaccagcgggaaagctcgagccaaggccaagtctcgctcctcccgggctggactgcagttcccggtgggccgtgttcacaggctcctgagaaagggtaactatgctgagcgtgtgggtgccggagccccggtctatctggctgctgtgctcgagtatctgaccgctgaaatcctcgagctggccggcaacgcggcccgggacaacaagaagacccgcaacgtcctcagacacctgcagctggccgtccgcaacgacgaggagctcaacaagctgctgggaggagtgactatcgctcagggcggggtgctgcctaatatccaggccgtgctgctgcacaagaaaaccagcgctcagagctcccagaaaaagtaa